The Thioalkalivibrio sulfidiphilus HL-EbGr7 genome includes the window CACCAGGCGGTAGACGTGCTCGGCCTTCATGTCGGCCATGCCCACGCCGGGGCCCAGGTGCTCCACCTTGAGGGTGCCGGCCAGCCGGGTCATCTCCTCGTCCAGGGCGGTGAGCGCCGCGTCCAGCTCCGGCCCCTTGGGCAGGTTGCCGGCGCGGGCCTCGCGCATCAGCCAGAGGACGAGATCCTCGGGGGTTTCCCGGTCTTTTTCCTGGTCCGTTTCGCTCACAGTTCCACCATCTCGAAATCGTCCTTGCCGGCGCCGCATTCCGGGCAGGTCCAGTCGGCGGGGACATCATCCCAGCGGGTTCCCGGGGGGATACCTTCGTCGGGCAGACCCTTGCTCTCGTCGTAGATGAATCCGCAGATCACACACTGATAGGTCTTCACCACATGCCCCCTTTGATCTGTTGAATCGGCCCGCAGTGCGATGCTGCCAGCCGGTGATACACTCGGTTGGAAATACGGATCGGGAGCTTACCATGAACGAACCCAAGGCGGTCCCGGTGGTGATGACCTTCGCGGGCAATGACCCCACCGGTGGCGCGGGCATCCAGGCGGACATCGAGGCCATCATCAGCATGGGCTGCCATGCCGCGCCGGTGGTCACCGCCCTGACGGTCCAGGACACCACCTCGGTGCAGGGCTTCGCCCCCATCGACGCGGAGCTGATCATCCAGCAGGCCCGGGCGGTGCTCGAGGACATGCCCGTGGCCGCCGCCAAGATCGGCATGGTGGGTTCCATCGAGGCGGTGCAGGCCATCCACACCATCCTCATGGACTACCCGGACATCCCGGTGGTGCTGGACCCGGTGATCAGCGCCGGCGGCGGCGGGGAACTGGCCAACGAGGAGGTGGTGGACGGTCTGCGCAGCCTGCTGCTGCCGCTGACCACCGTGCTCACCCCCAACAGCCTGGAGGCCCGGCGCCTGGCCCCGGAGTCCGACAACCTGGATGCCTGCGCCATGGCCCTGCTGGACCATGGCGCCGAGTTCGTGCTGATCACCGGCAGCCACGAGAACACGCCCGAGGTGCACAACACCCTGTACGGCAACCGGCGCAAACTGGAGACCTTCACCTGGCCCCGGTTGGAGGGCAGCTACCACGGTTCCGGCTGCACCCTGGCCTCGGCCATCGCCGGCCTGCTGGCCCAGGGCACCGAACCGCTCTCGGCGGCCCACGAGGCCCAGGAATTCACCTGGCAGGCGCTTAACCACGGCTATCGCATCGGCATGGGCCAGCGCCTGCCCAACCGCCTGTTCTGGGCTAGCCCCGACGAGGAACATGACTGAGACAGGGGAGCGCCTGAGGGGCCTCTACGCCGTCACCCCCGATATCCCCACGGACATCGAGGATCTGCGCGCCCGGGCGGAGGCGGTGCTGCGCGGCGGCGCCCGGCTCCTGCAGTACCGGGACAAGTCCGCCGACCTGCCGCGCCGCGAGCAGGCGGCGCGGGCCTTGCGGGCACTCTGCGAACGGCACGGC containing:
- a CDS encoding rubredoxin; this encodes MKTYQCVICGFIYDESKGLPDEGIPPGTRWDDVPADWTCPECGAGKDDFEMVEL
- the thiD gene encoding bifunctional hydroxymethylpyrimidine kinase/phosphomethylpyrimidine kinase gives rise to the protein MNEPKAVPVVMTFAGNDPTGGAGIQADIEAIISMGCHAAPVVTALTVQDTTSVQGFAPIDAELIIQQARAVLEDMPVAAAKIGMVGSIEAVQAIHTILMDYPDIPVVLDPVISAGGGGELANEEVVDGLRSLLLPLTTVLTPNSLEARRLAPESDNLDACAMALLDHGAEFVLITGSHENTPEVHNTLYGNRRKLETFTWPRLEGSYHGSGCTLASAIAGLLAQGTEPLSAAHEAQEFTWQALNHGYRIGMGQRLPNRLFWASPDEEHD